A genomic region of Arachis hypogaea cultivar Tifrunner chromosome 5, arahy.Tifrunner.gnm2.J5K5, whole genome shotgun sequence contains the following coding sequences:
- the LOC112799729 gene encoding uncharacterized protein translates to MDFYAFHYVKDIVDISLLKLIQDELGLNYFDGLDDVSYDIEDNEMHRNMKSSGVQRIQTNTSNGTTVKKRSITKKRRCVAEHYSKRLTEYDMKADRFYIRCEFARLLLKSGGSEQWKFTVKGSKITKTFTMHVLKSKGKNREYKIGPKWKDFVKMHKLRPGYLCVFRSVSKKNHLVQVSVVRN, encoded by the exons ATGGATTTTTATGCTTTTCACTATGTTAAAGATATTGTTGATATATCTTTACTAAAACTAATTCAAGATGAGTTGGGATTGAACTACTTTGATGGATTGGATGATGTTTCATATGATATAGAAGATAATGAGATGCATCGAAATATGAAAAG TTCTGGTGTGCAAAGGATTCAAACGAACACTTCCAATGGAACTACTGTCAAGAAGAggtcaataacaaaaaaaagaag ATGTGTTGCTGAACATTATAGCAAGAGGTTAACGGAGTATGATATGAAGGCTGATCGATTT TATATTCGCTGTGAGTTTGCTAGATTATTGCTTAAGAGTGGTGGATCGGAACAATGGAAATTTACTGTTAAGGGCTCAAAGATTACTAAAACCTTTACAATGCATGTCTTGAAAAGTAAGGGCAAGAATCGAGAGTACAAAATTGGACCCAAATGGAAAGATTTTGTCAAGATGCATAAACTTAGGCCTGGATATTTATGTGTATTTAGAAGTGTTTCGAAAAAAAATCATTTGGTTCAGGTTTCTGTGGTTAGAAACTAA